In the genome of Candidatus Omnitrophota bacterium, the window TTTATAGGCAGAAAAGCGATCTTTGATTTCGGCGACGCGGAAGCGGTGCTCCCCGCCGACGAGCAGATACCCAAACAGTTTCTCCGGGCGAACTCTTTTGTCAAAACGCTGATACTGAGAGTTGAAGGCAACGAAAAAAAATGCGAGATAATACTTTCCAGGAGCCATCCCGAATTTTTAAAGCAGCTCCTATCCGATGAGGTGCCGGAGATCAAAGAAGGGATAGTGGAGATCGTCAAGGCGGTGCGGCAGCCCGGCATCAGGAGCAAGGTGCTGGTCAAATCGCTGAAAGAGCATGTTGACCCCGTCGGCACCTGCGTGGGAGTGAGGGGTTCGAGGATAAAAACGATCATAAGCGAACTCGGCGGAGAGAAGATAGATCTTGTGGACGCGGCAAAGAATCCCGCCGCGATCGTGGCATCTTCCCTCAGCCCCGCGAGAGTTGAATCCTCGGCGGTAAAGATAAATAAATCAAAGAAGAAGGCCGTCGTTACGATCGATCCTTCGCAGCGCGGACAGGCGCTCGGGCAGGGCGGGTTCAATATCAATCTCGCCTCGGAATTAACCGGCATGGAAATAGACATAGAATTCGGAGAAAAAGAGCTCTCCGATACAGCTGAGGCCGGTGACCCCGAGCCGGCTCCGGCCGTAGCCCCTGAAACTTCGGGGCCG includes:
- the nusA gene encoding transcription termination factor NusA → MSKEFLAALDQMQHEKGIPKEEIISLIEHAVSKCLVKVYPLSDRYKVTLDRETGQIVAWGIKSAVGKVADPRKEILLSAAREIDPKVSEGDDVELPIDVDEIARIASQTIKKVITQRIREYEKISVYKKYKQMENRIVSGRVFRFIGRKAIFDFGDAEAVLPADEQIPKQFLRANSFVKTLILRVEGNEKKCEIILSRSHPEFLKQLLSDEVPEIKEGIVEIVKAVRQPGIRSKVLVKSLKEHVDPVGTCVGVRGSRIKTIISELGGEKIDLVDAAKNPAAIVASSLSPARVESSAVKINKSKKKAVVTIDPSQRGQALGQGGFNINLASELTGMEIDIEFGEKELSDTAEAGDPEPAPAVAPETSGPPTDGNIDEKKEDN